The genomic stretch GTATCGGTCATTAAGAATTGGCCAGCACCCACTAGGCCGTCTGATTTAGCAGCCCTACCAGCTAGTACTAGGAATGGGCCTAGATTCACAGCGAAGCTTCTGCTCAGAGTTCCAATTACAAATGCTGAGCTTAAAATAAGCCCCCAGCCCCCAAGGAATCCAATTAACGGGTTCACCGTTCTCGACACGAACACGTATAGGGATGAGCTTCTCGGGAGGTCTCCAGCTATATGTGCTATTACGAAGCTTAATGGTATGGTCATTAAACCGATTAGAACATATGCTAATGGTACGTTGGCTCCCGGATATAAGTTGGCTCCCTGTAATACGAGTACGTTTATTCCTGCCCCAATGGCTCCAGACAATGCGACAGCTAA from Candidatus Culexarchaeum yellowstonense encodes the following:
- a CDS encoding amino acid permease, which produces MGEISRETVYVRRASGLVRELGILESLAVALSGAIGAGINVLVLQGANLYPGANVPLAYVLIGLMTIPLSFVIAHIAGDLPRSSSLYVFVSRTVNPLIGFLGGWGLILSSAFVIGTLSRSFAVNLGPFLVLAGRAAKSDGLVGAGQFLMTDT